In Gimesia panareensis, the genomic window AGAAAGCCGAATGCGACCATCATCAAAACAGGAACGGACAGCAGGATTGCCCGCTGGCTGCCTGTCATGTTCTGATATAATTTCGTGAACTGCTGATATATTTGCTTAATCGTATCCATACCGGGAAAACCAATCGACTAATCCGTGTCAAAATGGTGAGAGGGCCGCCTGTGTCTGCTGAACCTTACAACTGCATCTTCTGGACTTCGTTATAGGCCTCCAGCAGCTTGTTCCGCATCTGAACCATCATCCGCAGTGCCAGGTCTGCCTTCTTGACAGACGTAAAGACTTCAGCTTGTGTGATGTCTTCCCCTAACAGCCCTTTTTCAACAGCCTGTTGCGAGTCCAGTTGAAGTTGATTCGCGTTGTTCAGAGAATCGAGCATCAGCTCTTTGAAGGAAGGACCACCGGA contains:
- the fliE gene encoding flagellar hook-basal body complex protein FliE → MTNSIGNIGNTFVPGIPPVGINEAGTANPSGGPSFKELMLDSLNNANQLQLDSQQAVEKGLLGEDITQAEVFTSVKKADLALRMMVQMRNKLLEAYNEVQKMQL